In Bradyrhizobium sp. 1(2017), one DNA window encodes the following:
- a CDS encoding ABC transporter substrate-binding protein gives MTMKQNFGLGCALLGAIGLSTAANAAEQITFVSQGGAYQQAQTVAILDPSAKKLGITINQDSIPDAWPAIKTQVGSGKPIWDVVDTPTGYCLRGGEQGLIEKLDFSKIPNAAAMPEAYRSPYSVSYEFYSSVLAYSQKTFPKDAPNSWADFWDVKKFPGRRALRNHPIATLEAALMADGVAHDKLYPLDVDRAFKKLEEIKPHITVWWTSGAQSAQLLNDGEVDMEMAWNGRVSAVAKEGAKVAFTYNQGILQSTSLCILKGAPNLATAIKFVNEAVDPVHQANLPLHIDYGPGNPKAFETSVIKPERAAQLPSEPSNAAKQALMSYAWWSSPAGEAAEKRWASFMQK, from the coding sequence ATGACGATGAAGCAGAATTTTGGATTGGGCTGCGCGCTGCTGGGCGCAATCGGATTGAGCACCGCGGCGAACGCCGCCGAGCAGATCACCTTCGTCTCGCAAGGCGGCGCCTATCAGCAGGCGCAGACGGTCGCGATCCTCGATCCCTCCGCCAAGAAGCTCGGCATCACCATCAATCAGGATTCCATCCCTGATGCCTGGCCCGCGATCAAGACGCAGGTCGGCAGCGGCAAGCCGATCTGGGACGTCGTGGACACCCCGACCGGCTATTGTCTGCGCGGTGGCGAGCAGGGGCTGATCGAGAAGCTCGACTTCTCGAAAATCCCGAACGCCGCGGCGATGCCCGAGGCTTATCGCAGCCCCTATTCGGTGTCCTACGAGTTCTATTCCAGCGTGCTCGCCTACAGCCAGAAGACGTTCCCGAAGGACGCGCCGAACAGCTGGGCCGATTTCTGGGACGTCAAGAAATTCCCCGGGCGTCGCGCGCTGCGCAACCACCCGATCGCAACGCTCGAGGCCGCGCTGATGGCCGACGGTGTTGCGCATGACAAGCTCTATCCGCTCGACGTCGACCGTGCCTTCAAGAAGCTGGAAGAGATCAAGCCGCACATCACGGTGTGGTGGACCTCGGGCGCGCAGTCGGCACAACTGCTCAATGACGGCGAGGTCGACATGGAGATGGCCTGGAACGGCCGCGTCAGCGCCGTGGCCAAGGAAGGCGCCAAGGTGGCCTTCACCTACAATCAGGGCATCCTGCAAAGCACCTCGCTTTGCATCCTCAAGGGCGCGCCGAATCTCGCGACCGCGATTAAATTCGTCAACGAGGCCGTCGATCCCGTCCACCAGGCCAATCTGCCGCTCCACATCGACTACGGCCCCGGCAACCCTAAGGCGTTCGAGACCAGCGTGATCAAGCCCGAGCGCGCGGCGCAGTTGCCGAGCGAGCCGTCCAATGCGGCCAAGCAAGCGCTGATGTCCTATGCCTGGTGGTCCTCGCCGGCCGGCGAGGCCGCCGAGAAGCGCTGGGCGTCCTTCATGCAGAAGTGA
- a CDS encoding NAD(P)/FAD-dependent oxidoreductase, whose translation MTRDWSALPSANSLWAATAEPARDCPVLSGEHQADVVIIGAGYTGLSAAHHIAKDGLSPVVLEANRPGWGASGRNGGVITAKFRLSFREIDAAHGRAMARRMYEIAHESTDMVEELVSEFGITSANLTRTGQVKAAHNETTLKAAIDEANWMTREMGSAEVRILDKNGVRDETGSDIFVGGVLNPGSGGIHPLNYLRGLANGVAGRGVPIFQESPVVKLRRETGGIIAETPRGAVRAKQAIIATNSYSDLTGATAQMQRTLIPFRSAIVATEKLPRNLAGKLMPTGRTYTETKRMMRWFRMVDNRVIFGGRGAFGKQDSEAAFDALRKAMVGIFPDLAEIPLEYKWSGLVAMTMDSVPHIGRLDDRTLVSLGYNGAGVAMSSLMGRYLAAFVRGETPEVGLLDVRRMKTIPFYPLREPAVRMVAGWYQFLDAIGQ comes from the coding sequence ATGACACGGGACTGGAGCGCGCTGCCATCGGCCAACTCGCTGTGGGCTGCCACGGCGGAGCCGGCGCGCGATTGTCCCGTGCTGTCGGGCGAGCATCAGGCGGATGTGGTGATCATAGGTGCGGGCTACACCGGGCTCTCGGCCGCGCATCACATCGCCAAGGACGGCCTGTCGCCGGTCGTGCTCGAGGCCAACCGCCCCGGCTGGGGCGCGAGCGGCCGCAATGGCGGCGTGATCACCGCAAAGTTCCGCCTTTCGTTCCGCGAGATCGATGCCGCGCACGGCCGCGCCATGGCCCGGCGCATGTACGAGATCGCACATGAATCGACCGACATGGTTGAGGAGCTCGTCTCCGAATTCGGCATCACCAGCGCGAACCTCACGCGCACCGGCCAGGTCAAGGCCGCGCACAATGAGACGACGCTGAAGGCGGCGATTGACGAAGCCAACTGGATGACGCGCGAGATGGGCTCCGCAGAAGTCCGCATTCTCGACAAGAACGGCGTGCGCGACGAGACCGGTTCCGACATCTTCGTCGGCGGTGTGCTCAATCCGGGTTCGGGTGGCATCCATCCGTTGAACTATCTGCGCGGCCTGGCCAATGGCGTGGCGGGCCGCGGCGTTCCGATCTTTCAGGAGTCGCCGGTTGTCAAGCTCAGGCGCGAGACCGGCGGCATCATCGCCGAGACGCCGCGGGGCGCGGTGCGGGCCAAGCAGGCGATCATCGCCACCAACAGCTATTCGGATCTCACCGGCGCGACCGCGCAGATGCAGCGCACGTTGATCCCGTTCCGCAGCGCCATCGTCGCGACGGAAAAACTGCCGCGCAATCTCGCCGGAAAGTTGATGCCGACCGGGCGCACCTATACCGAGACCAAGCGCATGATGCGCTGGTTCCGCATGGTCGACAACCGCGTGATTTTTGGCGGCCGCGGCGCTTTCGGCAAGCAGGACTCGGAAGCCGCCTTCGACGCCTTGCGCAAGGCGATGGTCGGCATCTTCCCCGATCTCGCTGAAATCCCGCTCGAATACAAATGGTCGGGCCTCGTCGCGATGACGATGGACTCGGTGCCGCATATCGGCCGGCTCGACGACCGCACGCTGGTCTCGCTCGGCTACAACGGCGCCGGCGTTGCAATGTCGAGCCTGATGGGCCGCTATCTCGCCGCCTTCGTGCGCGGCGAGACGCCTGAGGTCGGCCTGCTCGATGTCAGGCGCATGAAGACGATTCCGTTCTATCCGCTGCGCGAGCCCGCGGTGCGCATGGTCGCCGGCTGGTACCAGTTTCTCGATGCGATCGGTCAGTGA
- a CDS encoding HAD family hydrolase, whose translation MSTQAAYSNFKVLTFDVVGTLIDFETGVISAVRKISGKTPAELSDDQIFEPYKRGRDKHYERSSEAMFHVYRHLANELGLPADDAACEMFQLSVLRWGPFADSVEALKRLRTRFRLVAMTNADRVALSCYAHALGNPFDDTVCADDTGVAKPNPEFFAYNKGRQSAFGYKQSDILHVAQSQYHDIGIARKLGYKVCWIERRQGIAGFGGTPAVETLTKPDFHFPTLKALADAAIGPAA comes from the coding sequence ATGTCGACCCAAGCCGCGTACAGCAACTTCAAGGTTCTCACCTTCGACGTCGTCGGCACCTTGATCGATTTCGAGACCGGCGTGATCTCCGCGGTGCGCAAGATCTCGGGCAAGACGCCAGCCGAGCTCAGCGACGACCAGATCTTCGAGCCCTACAAGCGCGGCCGCGACAAGCACTATGAGCGCTCCAGCGAGGCGATGTTCCACGTCTATCGCCATCTCGCCAACGAGCTCGGGCTGCCCGCCGACGATGCGGCCTGCGAGATGTTCCAGCTCTCGGTGCTGCGCTGGGGGCCGTTCGCGGATTCGGTCGAAGCGCTCAAGCGCCTGCGCACGAGATTCCGGCTGGTGGCGATGACCAATGCCGATCGCGTCGCGCTGTCCTGCTACGCGCATGCGCTCGGCAATCCCTTCGACGACACGGTCTGCGCCGACGACACCGGCGTGGCCAAGCCCAATCCGGAATTCTTCGCCTATAACAAGGGCCGTCAGTCCGCTTTCGGCTACAAGCAGTCCGACATCCTGCACGTCGCGCAGAGCCAGTATCACGACATCGGGATCGCGCGGAAGCTCGGCTACAAGGTGTGCTGGATCGAGCGCCGCCAGGGCATCGCCGGTTTCGGCGGCACGCCGGCCGTGGAGACGCTGACCAAGCCGGACTTCCATTTCCCGACGCTGAAGGCGCTTGCCGACGCGGCGATCGGGCCGGCGGCGTAA
- a CDS encoding ABC transporter ATP-binding protein encodes MDKRAESVEIRSASKAYGAVRALDDVSLNVGAGEFVSLLGPSGSGKTTLLGILGGFILPTTGTILFGGRDVTYMPPHKRDIGVVFQNYALFPHMSVGENVAFPLRARRLPKAGWPDKVRASLSMVGLGGYEERGIAQLSGGQRQRVALARAMIFEPRLILMDEPLSALDKQLRESMQIELRALHRRIGATIIYVTHDQREALTMSDRVAVMKDGRLIQIDAPERLHDHPADSFVASFIGEATMLPVRRVDASSVSLGNALLRSARAIPDGDALMLAVHSEKVLIDDGAQDAACNRLTGTVTDIVYQGESLRIFLALSDGIALSLRQPSYHQAYGRIPPLGGSLTVTLHPEDTIVVPRVD; translated from the coding sequence TTGGACAAACGAGCGGAAAGCGTCGAGATCAGGTCCGCGAGCAAGGCGTATGGCGCCGTTCGCGCTCTCGACGACGTCTCCCTCAATGTCGGCGCCGGCGAGTTCGTTTCGCTGCTCGGCCCGTCAGGCTCCGGCAAGACCACACTGCTCGGCATTCTCGGCGGCTTTATTCTGCCGACGACAGGGACAATTCTCTTCGGCGGCCGCGACGTTACCTACATGCCGCCGCACAAGCGCGACATCGGCGTCGTCTTCCAGAACTATGCGCTGTTCCCGCATATGAGCGTCGGCGAGAACGTCGCCTTCCCGTTGCGTGCCCGCCGCCTGCCAAAGGCGGGCTGGCCTGACAAGGTACGCGCGTCGCTCTCGATGGTCGGCCTTGGCGGCTATGAGGAGCGCGGCATTGCCCAGCTCTCGGGCGGCCAGCGCCAGCGCGTGGCGCTGGCGCGGGCCATGATCTTCGAGCCGCGCCTGATCCTCATGGACGAGCCGCTCTCCGCGCTCGACAAGCAGCTGCGCGAATCCATGCAGATCGAGCTCCGCGCGCTGCACCGGCGCATCGGCGCCACCATCATCTACGTCACCCATGACCAGCGCGAGGCGCTGACCATGAGCGATCGCGTCGCGGTGATGAAGGACGGCCGGCTGATCCAGATCGACGCGCCCGAGCGGCTGCACGATCATCCCGCGGATTCCTTCGTGGCGAGCTTCATCGGCGAGGCGACGATGCTGCCCGTTCGCCGCGTCGATGCCTCCAGCGTCTCGCTCGGCAATGCGCTGCTGCGCAGTGCCCGCGCCATTCCCGACGGCGACGCCCTCATGCTCGCCGTGCACAGCGAGAAGGTTCTGATCGACGATGGCGCGCAGGATGCCGCCTGCAACCGGCTGACCGGGACGGTCACCGACATCGTCTATCAGGGCGAGAGCCTGCGCATCTTCCTGGCGCTGTCCGACGGCATCGCGCTCAGCCTGCGCCAGCCGAGCTACCACCAGGCCTATGGCCGCATCCCGCCGCTCGGCGGCAGCCTCACCGTCACCCTTCACCCCGAGGACACCATCGTCGTGCCCAGGGTGGACTGA
- a CDS encoding LysR family transcriptional regulator, with protein sequence MPELRRMLPSSNALFVFDAAARNGSFTAAAAELNVTQPAVSRMLGQFEEHLGVRLFDRKAGRAVLTEDGELLYRRVLEGFRSIENGLIEIERRRKGTETVTLSVSSAFTTHWLMPRIDKLQKQFPQIDLRFQLISGALRGPVENVDLGMRFRDRDEPSSGGTLIMKEVMLPMCSPGYLGETDPTEGNTIIRLAETPGDWAADYASLLTGRRGAAKGLSFTDYAVVVQAALLGQGIALGWLTVASHWLLTGALVPASDRLTTTRRLCEFLPPRNRPMRPIAAEIRDWIIAQMRSEIGAIDRLYPKLGAMAACY encoded by the coding sequence ATGCCCGAGCTGCGCCGCATGCTGCCGTCCAGCAACGCCCTCTTCGTCTTCGACGCGGCGGCGCGCAATGGCAGCTTCACGGCGGCCGCCGCCGAACTGAACGTCACCCAGCCGGCGGTGAGCCGCATGCTCGGCCAGTTCGAGGAGCATCTCGGCGTCCGCCTGTTCGACCGCAAGGCCGGCCGCGCGGTGCTCACCGAGGATGGCGAGTTGCTCTATCGCCGCGTGCTCGAGGGCTTTCGCAGCATCGAGAATGGCCTCATCGAGATCGAGCGGCGCCGCAAGGGCACCGAGACGGTGACGCTGTCGGTCTCCTCCGCCTTCACGACGCATTGGCTGATGCCACGCATCGACAAGCTCCAGAAGCAATTTCCGCAAATCGATCTGCGCTTCCAGCTCATCTCCGGCGCCCTGCGCGGGCCGGTGGAGAATGTCGATCTCGGCATGCGCTTCCGCGACCGCGACGAGCCGTCGTCCGGCGGCACGCTGATCATGAAGGAAGTCATGCTGCCGATGTGCAGCCCCGGCTATCTCGGCGAGACCGATCCTACCGAAGGCAACACCATCATCCGCCTCGCCGAGACGCCGGGCGACTGGGCCGCCGATTACGCATCGCTCCTCACCGGACGCCGCGGCGCCGCCAAGGGCTTGAGCTTCACCGACTACGCCGTCGTAGTGCAGGCCGCGCTGCTCGGCCAGGGCATCGCCCTCGGCTGGCTGACCGTTGCCTCGCACTGGCTCCTCACCGGCGCACTGGTGCCGGCCTCCGACAGGCTCACCACCACACGGCGCCTCTGTGAATTCCTGCCGCCGCGCAACCGCCCGATGCGCCCCATCGCGGCCGAGATCCGCGACTGGATCATCGCGCAGATGCGGAGCGAGATCGGCGCGATCGACCGGCTCTACCCGAAGCTCGGCGCGATGGCGGCGTGCTATTGA
- the uxuA gene encoding mannonate dehydratase: protein MMLEGWRWYGPDDPVSLDDVRQAGATDIVSALHQVPIGEAWTRKAVEERKNFIENGQPGRSKLTWSVVESIPIPDDVKRLGAKATKSIEAWIASLEAVAASGIRIICYNFMPVVDWCRTDLEWELPNGARAMRFDQDRFAAFELHILKRLAALQEYSPEAQARAKALFEKMSQADIDYLIMVIASALPGSTTEPMTIPQFRDRLETYRDITPKILRQHLAEFLGRVAPVAEQLGVSLTLHPDDPPRPLFGLPRIASSADDYQALFDAVPSKANGICLCTGSLGVRAENDLPDMAERFGPRIAFAHLRATKREADGLSFYESDHLDGDVDMVAVLKALLKENARRSPDRRIVFRPDHGHRMLDDLAATKRTNPGYTAIGRLRGLAELRGAIRAIGHR from the coding sequence ATGATGCTCGAGGGATGGCGCTGGTACGGACCGGATGATCCGGTCTCGCTCGACGATGTCAGGCAGGCCGGGGCGACGGACATCGTCTCGGCGCTGCATCAGGTGCCGATCGGAGAAGCCTGGACGCGCAAGGCGGTCGAGGAACGCAAGAACTTCATCGAGAACGGCCAGCCCGGCCGCTCGAAGCTGACCTGGTCGGTGGTGGAATCGATTCCGATCCCCGACGACGTCAAGCGTCTGGGGGCCAAGGCGACGAAGTCGATCGAGGCGTGGATCGCGAGCCTGGAAGCGGTCGCCGCGTCCGGCATCAGGATCATCTGCTACAATTTCATGCCTGTCGTCGACTGGTGCCGCACCGACCTCGAATGGGAGCTGCCGAACGGCGCCCGCGCCATGCGCTTCGACCAGGACCGCTTCGCCGCGTTCGAACTGCATATCCTGAAGCGCCTCGCTGCGCTTCAGGAGTATTCGCCGGAAGCGCAGGCGCGCGCGAAAGCGCTGTTCGAGAAGATGAGCCAGGCCGACATCGATTACCTCATCATGGTGATCGCCAGCGCGCTCCCGGGCTCGACCACCGAGCCGATGACGATCCCGCAATTCCGCGACCGGCTGGAGACCTATCGCGACATCACGCCAAAAATCCTGCGGCAGCATCTCGCCGAGTTTTTGGGCCGTGTCGCGCCTGTGGCCGAGCAGCTCGGTGTCTCACTGACGCTGCATCCGGACGATCCGCCGCGGCCGCTGTTCGGCCTGCCGCGGATTGCCTCCAGCGCGGACGATTATCAGGCGCTGTTCGACGCCGTGCCGTCGAAGGCGAACGGCATCTGCCTGTGCACGGGCTCGCTCGGCGTGCGCGCGGAGAATGATCTTCCTGACATGGCCGAGCGCTTCGGCCCGCGTATCGCCTTTGCCCATCTGCGCGCCACCAAGCGCGAGGCCGATGGCCTGTCGTTCTACGAATCCGATCATCTCGACGGCGATGTCGACATGGTCGCGGTGCTCAAGGCGCTCTTGAAGGAGAACGCCAGGCGTTCGCCGGACAGGAGGATCGTGTTCCGCCCCGATCACGGCCACCGCATGCTCGACGATCTCGCCGCGACCAAGCGCACCAATCCCGGCTATACCGCGATCGGCCGCCTGCGCGGCCTTGCCGAACTGCGCGGCGCGATCCGCGCGATCGGGCATCGATAG
- a CDS encoding L-idonate 5-dehydrogenase encodes MTSTALAATLFGPEDLRMVEHPLGKLADGMVRVRFGAGGICGSDMHYFRHARTGDFVVKSPLVLGHEISGEVVEIGGAAANLKVGDRVAVNPSRWCGHCVACREGRPNLCENIYFMGSASKTPHMQGGFANYFDAIPAQCVKIPDHVSYQAAALAEPLAVCLHAVARAGNIEGKRGIIFGAGPIGLLTMLAAHRAGMADVTVADIAPAPLAFATRLGASHVENVAGGEEGLKAQAASRPYDVAFEVSGTAAGLASAIGIVRRGGVVVQIGNLPGGQIPTPSNAVMAKEIDLRGSFRFGFEFMNAVELIADGSVDVLSLVTAERPLSAAPDALRLALDRSQSVKVVLTAN; translated from the coding sequence ATGACCTCTACTGCTCTCGCCGCAACCCTGTTTGGTCCCGAAGATTTGCGCATGGTCGAGCATCCGCTCGGCAAGCTCGCAGACGGCATGGTGCGCGTCCGCTTCGGCGCGGGCGGGATCTGCGGCTCGGACATGCACTATTTCCGCCATGCGCGCACCGGCGATTTCGTGGTGAAGTCGCCGCTGGTGCTTGGCCATGAGATTTCCGGCGAGGTCGTGGAGATCGGAGGGGCTGCTGCGAACCTGAAGGTCGGCGACCGCGTCGCGGTCAACCCGTCGCGCTGGTGCGGCCATTGCGTCGCATGCCGCGAAGGCCGGCCGAACCTCTGCGAGAACATCTATTTCATGGGCTCGGCTTCGAAGACACCGCACATGCAGGGCGGCTTCGCCAACTACTTCGACGCGATCCCTGCGCAATGCGTGAAGATTCCCGATCACGTCTCCTATCAGGCCGCAGCGCTGGCCGAGCCGCTCGCAGTCTGCCTGCACGCGGTTGCGCGCGCGGGCAACATCGAGGGCAAGCGCGGCATCATCTTCGGCGCCGGCCCGATCGGGCTTTTGACTATGCTCGCCGCGCACCGTGCCGGCATGGCCGACGTCACGGTGGCCGACATCGCGCCGGCGCCTCTGGCCTTCGCAACCCGGCTCGGCGCCTCTCACGTCGAGAACGTCGCGGGCGGGGAGGAGGGCCTGAAGGCGCAGGCCGCTTCGCGCCCCTACGACGTCGCGTTCGAGGTCTCCGGGACGGCCGCGGGCCTTGCCAGCGCCATCGGCATCGTCAGGCGCGGCGGCGTCGTGGTGCAGATCGGCAATCTGCCGGGTGGGCAGATCCCGACGCCGTCGAACGCGGTGATGGCCAAGGAGATCGACCTGCGCGGCTCGTTCCGGTTCGGGTTCGAGTTCATGAATGCGGTGGAACTGATCGCCGACGGCAGCGTCGACGTGCTGTCGCTGGTGACCGCCGAGCGGCCGCTGTCGGCCGCGCCCGATGCGCTGCGGCTGGCGCTCGACCGCTCGCAGAGCGTCAAGGTCGTGCTGACCGCGAACTGA
- a CDS encoding TRAP transporter large permease has translation MLLLLGGFLVLMLLGVPVAIAMAVSSLLYILVSGVTPDVTLAQRMIAGVESFPLLAVPFFILAGNLMNIAGVTGRIYKFAVALVGWMRGGLGHVNIIGSVIFSGMSGTAIADAAGLGTIEIKAMKDHGYSTEFSVGVTAASATLGPIIPPSLPFVIYGMMANVSIGALFLGGVIPGVVLTLFMMATVTYFAHKNKWGSDTPFSWPQLGSAGLEIVIVLSFPMAIWLMTLAGLSVNVAVVIGLGTLLVIDWYFDFSAVMALMAPVILIGGMTLGWFTPTEAAVAAVIWSLFLGLVRYRTMTFRTVAKATFDTIETTASVLFIVTAASIFAWLLTVSQAAQMLSDWMLSITQNKWVFLALANILILFVGCFIDTTAAITILVPILLPIVLKLGIDPIHFGLIMTLNLMIGLLHPPLGMVLFVLARVAKLSVERTTVAILPWLVPLMLALIAITYIPDLTLWLPKYMGLSK, from the coding sequence ATGCTGCTGCTCCTCGGAGGCTTTCTCGTCCTGATGCTGCTCGGCGTTCCCGTGGCGATCGCCATGGCCGTGTCGTCGTTGCTCTACATCCTGGTCAGCGGCGTGACGCCCGACGTCACGCTGGCGCAGCGCATGATCGCCGGCGTCGAGAGCTTTCCGCTGCTCGCCGTGCCGTTCTTCATCCTGGCCGGCAATCTCATGAACATTGCCGGCGTCACCGGCCGCATCTACAAATTCGCCGTCGCGCTGGTCGGCTGGATGCGTGGCGGCCTCGGCCACGTCAACATCATCGGCTCGGTGATCTTCTCCGGCATGTCCGGCACCGCGATCGCAGATGCCGCCGGCCTCGGCACCATCGAGATCAAGGCGATGAAGGACCACGGCTACTCCACCGAGTTCTCGGTCGGCGTCACCGCGGCTTCGGCGACGCTCGGGCCCATCATCCCGCCGTCGCTGCCCTTCGTGATCTACGGCATGATGGCGAACGTCTCGATCGGCGCGCTGTTCCTGGGCGGCGTCATTCCGGGCGTCGTCCTGACCCTGTTCATGATGGCGACGGTCACCTACTTCGCGCACAAGAACAAATGGGGCAGCGATACGCCGTTCTCCTGGCCGCAGCTCGGCTCGGCGGGCCTCGAGATTGTCATCGTGCTGTCTTTCCCGATGGCGATCTGGCTGATGACGCTCGCCGGCCTCTCGGTCAACGTGGCGGTCGTGATCGGCCTCGGCACGCTGCTCGTGATCGACTGGTACTTCGATTTCTCCGCGGTCATGGCGCTGATGGCGCCGGTGATCCTGATCGGCGGCATGACGCTCGGCTGGTTCACGCCGACGGAGGCCGCCGTCGCCGCAGTGATCTGGTCGCTGTTCCTCGGCCTCGTGCGCTACCGCACCATGACGTTCCGGACCGTCGCCAAGGCGACGTTCGACACCATCGAGACCACGGCCTCGGTGCTGTTCATCGTTACCGCCGCCTCGATCTTCGCCTGGCTGCTGACGGTGTCGCAGGCCGCCCAGATGCTGTCGGATTGGATGCTGAGCATCACCCAGAACAAATGGGTGTTTCTGGCGCTCGCCAACATCCTGATCCTGTTCGTCGGCTGCTTCATCGATACCACGGCGGCGATCACCATCCTGGTGCCGATCCTGCTGCCGATCGTGCTCAAGCTCGGCATCGATCCGATTCATTTCGGCCTGATCATGACGCTGAACCTGATGATCGGCCTCTTGCATCCGCCGCTCGGTATGGTGCTGTTCGTGCTTGCCCGCGTGGCAAAGCTCTCGGTCGAGCGCACGACGGTGGCGATCCTGCCCTGGCTGGTGCCGCTGATGCTCGCGCTGATCGCGATCACCTACATTCCCGACCTGACCCTCTGGCTGCCGAAATACATGGGACTCTCCAAATGA
- a CDS encoding TRAP transporter small permease: MSTAEIHRQITADEIAHTFEEEATPKVDLGVYAFEDWLALAIFWVMALAVFLQFFTRYVLNDSYAWTEEIATYCLIGVVFIGSSMCVRLSRHIQVDLVYRYLPHFVARALATVIDLIRIAFFGYAIKLVWVYIQIIGDESMTTINLPKDYVYYAVLLGFVLMFARSVQVAIQNWRQGYSVLERPGAYDGSEG, encoded by the coding sequence ATGTCGACCGCCGAAATCCACCGGCAGATCACCGCGGACGAGATCGCCCATACGTTCGAGGAAGAGGCGACGCCGAAGGTCGATCTCGGCGTCTACGCTTTCGAGGACTGGCTGGCGCTCGCGATCTTCTGGGTGATGGCGCTCGCCGTCTTCCTCCAGTTCTTTACCCGCTACGTGCTCAACGACAGCTACGCCTGGACCGAGGAGATCGCGACCTATTGCCTGATCGGCGTGGTCTTCATCGGCTCCTCGATGTGCGTGCGGCTGTCGCGTCACATCCAGGTCGACCTGGTCTATCGCTATCTGCCCCATTTCGTGGCGCGCGCGCTGGCGACGGTGATCGACCTGATCCGGATCGCCTTCTTCGGCTACGCCATCAAGCTGGTCTGGGTCTACATCCAGATCATCGGCGACGAATCCATGACCACAATCAATCTTCCCAAGGACTACGTCTATTACGCCGTGCTGCTCGGCTTCGTGCTGATGTTCGCACGCTCCGTGCAGGTGGCGATACAGAACTGGCGGCAGGGCTACTCGGTCCTCGAACGTCCCGGTGCCTACGACGGATCGGAAGGATAA
- a CDS encoding sialic acid TRAP transporter substrate-binding protein SiaP codes for MTIAAAISAATLLAATSAGMAQTKLKWAHVYETSEPFHTASVWAAQEIGKRTNGRYQIEVYPASQLGKEADINQGLSLGSVDIIISGSSFAAKSFPPIGVTYYPYTFRDADHLLAYTKSDIFKELAKGYEDKSGHHIVAVTYYGVRQTSSNKPIKTCADMKGLKMRVPDVPAYLAMPRACGANTAPIAFAEVYLALQNGTVEAQENPLTTIEAKKFYEVQKHIVLTGHIVDHLNTVIAGALWKKLSDEDKKIFTDVAQEAAAKATGEIKQNEAKLVAFFKEKGLSVTEVDKNEFRDTVLKNVAFETFGYRKADWERIQAVK; via the coding sequence ATGACGATTGCCGCGGCGATCTCCGCCGCCACGCTGCTGGCTGCGACCAGCGCAGGCATGGCGCAGACCAAGCTCAAATGGGCCCATGTCTACGAGACCTCGGAGCCGTTCCACACCGCCTCGGTCTGGGCCGCGCAGGAGATCGGCAAGCGCACCAACGGGCGCTACCAGATCGAGGTCTATCCGGCCTCTCAGCTCGGCAAGGAAGCCGACATCAACCAGGGCCTCTCGCTCGGTTCGGTCGACATCATCATCTCCGGATCGAGCTTCGCCGCCAAGAGCTTCCCGCCGATCGGCGTGACCTATTATCCCTACACATTCCGCGACGCCGATCATCTGCTCGCCTACACCAAGAGCGACATCTTCAAGGAGCTCGCCAAGGGCTATGAGGACAAGAGCGGCCACCACATCGTCGCGGTGACCTATTACGGCGTGCGCCAGACCTCGTCGAACAAGCCGATCAAGACCTGCGCCGACATGAAGGGCCTGAAAATGCGCGTGCCCGACGTGCCGGCCTACCTCGCGATGCCGCGCGCCTGCGGCGCCAACACCGCGCCGATCGCCTTCGCCGAAGTCTATCTCGCGCTCCAGAACGGCACCGTCGAGGCCCAGGAGAATCCGCTGACCACGATCGAGGCCAAGAAGTTCTACGAGGTGCAGAAGCACATCGTGCTGACCGGCCATATCGTCGATCACCTCAACACCGTGATCGCCGGTGCGCTGTGGAAGAAGCTCAGCGACGAGGACAAGAAGATCTTCACCGACGTCGCACAGGAAGCCGCCGCCAAGGCCACCGGCGAGATCAAGCAGAACGAAGCCAAGCTGGTCGCCTTCTTCAAGGAGAAGGGCCTGTCGGTGACCGAGGTCGACAAGAACGAGTTCCGCGACACCGTGCTGAAGAACGTCGCGTTCGAGACGTTCGGTTACCGCAAGGCTGACTGGGAGCGGATCCAGGCGGTGAAATGA